A section of the Triticum dicoccoides isolate Atlit2015 ecotype Zavitan chromosome 7A, WEW_v2.0, whole genome shotgun sequence genome encodes:
- the LOC119329465 gene encoding nudix hydrolase 15, mitochondrial-like: MEKEPGTSIEALIRRLRLHQAPPSPYSGDPSTAATPAAANLFQPRRAAVLVCLFHDAAGELRVLLTKRASSLSTHSGEVALPGGKAEEGDADDAATALREAKEEIGLDPALVTVVSSLEHFLSKHLLVVVPVVGILSDIQAFKPVLNVDEVDDIFDVPLEMFLKDERRRSEEREWMGQAFTLHHFDYEKGDKTYVIWGLTAGILIHAASVVYQRPPDFAERRVQFNLPKCSKEPSPMP; the protein is encoded by the exons ATGGAGAAGGAGCCAGGCACGAGCATCGAGGCTCTCATCCGACGGCTTAGGCTCCACCAGGCGCCTCCCTCCCCTTACTCCGGCGATCCCTCCACAGCGGCGACCCCCGCCGCAGCCAACCTGTTTCAGCCGCGGAGAGCCGCCGTGCTGGTCTGCCTCTTCCACGACGCTGCCGGCGAGCTGCGTGTCCTCCTCACCAAGCGCGCTTCCTCACTCTCCACCCACTCCG GGGAGGTTGCATTGCCCGGAGGAAAGGCAGAGGAGGGTGATGCTGATGATGCAGCAACGGCATTAAGGGAGGCAAAGGAGGAGATTGGGCTTGATCCAGCCTTGGTCACTGTCGTCTCCTCGCTTGAGCACTTCTTGTCCAAG CATCTTCTGGTAGTTGTTCCTGTTGTTGGCATACTCTCAGATATACAGGCTTTCAAACCTGTCCTTAATGTTGATGAGGTGGACGACATTTTTGATGTACCCCTAGAGATGTTCCTCAAG GATGAGCGCAGGAGATCTGAGGAGCGAGAATGGATGGGGCAGGCGTTCACACTTCACCACTTTGATTATGAGAAAGGTGACAAGACGTATGTAATCTGGGGTCTGACTGCCGGCATCTTGATTCATGCGGCTTCAGTTGTATACCAGCGGCCACCAGACTTTGCGGAGCGAAGAGTACAATTCAACCTGCCGAAGTGCTCAAAGGAGCCTTCTCCAATGCCATGA